In one window of Plectropomus leopardus isolate mb unplaced genomic scaffold, YSFRI_Pleo_2.0 unplaced_scaffold11128, whole genome shotgun sequence DNA:
- the LOC121963396 gene encoding ADP-ribosylation factor-like protein 4C: MGNSFSNLGAFQSLHIVMLGLDSAGKTTVLYRLKFNEFVNTVPTIGFNTERIRLGGAGASRGISCHFWDVGGQEKLRPLWKPYSRCTDGIVYVVDSVDAERLEEARTELHKITRFAENQGTPLLVIANKQDLPRALDVGEIERQLALAELSPSTPYHVQPACAIIGEGLDEGMDKLYEMIVKRRKSLKQKKKRQ, translated from the coding sequence ATGGGGAACAGTTTCTCCAATTTGGGTGCCTTCCAGTCCTTGCACATAGTCATGCTCGGGTTGGACTCTGCGGGCAAAACCACCGTACTCTACCGGCTCAAATTCAACGAGTTCGTCAACACGGTGCCCACCATCGGCTTCAACACGGAGAGGATCCGGCTGGGCGGAGCGGGGGCCTCCAGGGGCATCAGCTGCCACTTCTGGGACGTCGGGGGCCAGGAGAAGCTGCGGCCCCTGTGGAAGCCCTACAGCCGCTGCACGGACGGCATCGTGTACGTGGTGGACTCCGTGGACGCCGAGAGGCTGGAGGAGGCCCGCACCGAGCTGCACAAGATCACCCGGTTCGCGGAGAACCAGGGGACCCCGCTGCTGGTCATCGCCAACAAGCAGGACCTGCCCCGGGCGCTGGATGTCGGGGAGATCGAGAGGCAGCTGGCTCTGGCCGAGCTCAGCCCCTCCACCCCGTACCACGTCCAGCCGGCCTGCGCCATCATCGGAGAGGGGCTGGATGAGGGCATGGACAAGCTGTATGAGATGATAGTGAAGAGGAGGAAGTCActgaagcagaagaagaagaggcagTGA